A single genomic interval of Tursiops truncatus isolate mTurTru1 chromosome 1, mTurTru1.mat.Y, whole genome shotgun sequence harbors:
- the LOC109547314 gene encoding LOW QUALITY PROTEIN: geranylgeranyl transferase type-2 subunit beta-like (The sequence of the model RefSeq protein was modified relative to this genomic sequence to represent the inferred CDS: inserted 1 base in 1 codon) — protein sequence MGTPQKDVINKSDAPDTLLVEKHADYIASYGSKKDDYKYCMSAYLRMSGIYWGLTVMELMGQLHRMNREEILXIKSCQHECGGISASVGHDPHLLYTLSAVQVLTLYDSINVIDVNKVVEYVQSLQKEDGSFAGDVWGPTKQLGEIDARLSFCAVATLALLGKLDAINVEKAIELVLSCMNFDGGFGCRPGSESHAGQIYCCTGFLAITSQLHRVNSDLLGWWLCERQLPSGGLNGRPEKLPDLCYSWWVLASLKIIGRLHWIDREKLCSFILACQDEETGGFADRPGDMVDPFHTLFGIAGLSPLGEEQIKPVSPVFCMPEEILRRVNVQPELVS from the exons ATGGGCACACCGCAGAAGGATGTTATTAACAAGTCAGATGCACCCGACACCCTATTAGTGGAGAAGCATGCAGATTATATAGCATCCTATGGCTCAAAGAAAGATGattacaaatactgtatgtctGCATATTTGAGAATGAGTGGCATCTATTGGGGTCTGACTGTAATGGAGCTCATGGGACAACTACATCGCATGAATAGAGAAGAAATTC ACATTAAGTCTTGTCAACACGAGTGTGGTGGAATAAGTGCTAGTGTTGGACATGATCCTCATCTTTTGTACACTCTTAGTGCTGTCCAGGTTCTTACTCTCTATGATAGTATTAATGTTATTGATGTAAATAAAGTTGTGGAATATGTTCAGAGTCTACAGAAAGAAGATGGTTCTTTCGCTGGAGATGTTTGGGGTCCCACTAAGCAGCTG GGAGAAATCGACGCAAGATTGTCTTTTTGTGCGGTGGCAACTTTGGCTCTATTGGGGAAGCTGGATGCTATTAATGTGGAAAAGGCAATCGAACTTGTTTTATCATGTATGAACTTTGATGGTGGATTTGGTTGCAGGCCAGGTTCTGAATCCCATGCTGGGCAGATCTATTGTTGCACAGGATTCCTGGCTATTACTAGTCAGTTGCATCGAGTAAATTCTGATTTACTTGGTTGGTGGCTTTGTGAACGACAGCTTCCATCAGGTGGACTCAATGGAAGGCCAGAGAAGTTACCAGATCTATGCTATTCTTGGTGGGTGTTGGCTTCCCTAAAGATAATTGGAAGGCTTCATTGGATTGACAGAGAGAAACTGTGCAGTTTCATTTTAGCATGTCAAGATGAAGAAACGGGAGGATTTGCGGACAGGCCAGGAGATATGGTAGATCCTTTTCATACTCTatttggaattgctggattgtcaCCTTTGGGAGAAGAACAGATTAAACCTGTTAGCCCTGTGTTTTGCATGCCTGAAGAAATACTTCGGAGAGTGAATGTTCAGCCTGAACTAGTGAGCTAG